One window from the genome of Gloeocapsa sp. PCC 73106 encodes:
- a CDS encoding cobalt-precorrin-6A reductase codes for MTVWLIGGTSESVKIAQLLFTHRVSCVVSVTTPSAVRLYLTSPYLKVRVGKLESDSAAKLFCQQELVQGIIDASHPYAIAISERAIAVAQALSIPYLRYERPLVPFGSTKIIPCASFTNLIKGDYLRDQRVLLTVGCNSLHYFRSWQDRALLFTRILPREQSLALALDAGFTPERIIALRPPLSFDLEVALWRHWGISLVVTKANGIPGGEDIKQKVALALDIPLITISRPNLSYPDITGELDDVLKFCLYLKPIG; via the coding sequence ATGACAGTCTGGTTAATCGGAGGTACTTCTGAAAGTGTCAAGATAGCTCAATTATTATTTACGCATCGGGTTAGTTGCGTGGTTAGCGTGACTACCCCTAGCGCAGTGAGATTATATTTAACTTCACCCTATTTAAAAGTTAGGGTAGGAAAGCTAGAGTCGGACTCAGCAGCTAAGCTATTTTGTCAACAAGAACTAGTTCAGGGAATTATTGACGCTTCACACCCCTACGCGATCGCTATCTCTGAAAGGGCGATCGCTGTAGCTCAAGCTTTATCTATTCCTTATTTGCGTTATGAACGTCCTTTGGTACCCTTTGGTTCAACTAAAATAATTCCTTGTGCTAGTTTTACTAATCTCATAAAGGGTGATTATCTCAGAGACCAAAGAGTACTCCTAACTGTAGGCTGTAATAGTCTCCATTATTTCCGTTCTTGGCAAGATCGTGCCCTTTTATTTACGAGAATTTTACCCCGAGAACAGTCTCTCGCTCTAGCTTTAGACGCAGGTTTTACTCCGGAGAGAATTATTGCTCTACGACCACCTCTAAGCTTTGATTTAGAGGTGGCTTTATGGCGTCATTGGGGGATTTCTCTGGTGGTAACTAAAGCCAATGGTATCCCAGGGGGAGAAGATATAAAGCAAAAAGTCGCCCTAGCTTTAGATATTCCTCTCATAACTATTTCTCGACCCAACTTGAGTTATCCTGACATCACCGGTGAGCTTGATGATGTTTTAAAATTTTGTCTCTATCTCAAGCCAATCGGATAG